In the Ignavibacteriales bacterium genome, AATTAAATTTAATTATGAAAGCAATTGTAATAATTCCGACATACAACGAGATTCACAATATCAGAAAACTGATTCCCGATCTTCTCGCATCTTATCCTTCACTTGATATTTTAATTGTGGATGATAATTCCCCGGATGGAACAGCAAATGCAGTTGATGAAATGATCAAAAATAATTCTCGCGTAAAGATTATTAAACGAGAAGGAAAAAAGGGACTCGGTACAGCTTACGTTGCCGGATTTAAATACATGCTGGCAAATGGGTATGATTGCGCTGTTCAGATGGATGCTGATTTCTCACACGACCCTAAGGAAATTAAAAGATTTTTAGAAGAAGTAAAAGATCATGATCTGATAATCGGCAGTAGATATATTTACGGAGTTCGTGTTATCAACTGGCCGATCAGAAGATTAGTGTTAAGTTATTCCGCAAATCTTTATTCAAGAATTATTACCGGTATGCCGGTTAAAGACGGAACCGGAGGATTTAAATGCTTCCGCCGCAAAGTATTGGAAGCAATAAATCTTGATGCAATTCACTCTAACGGTTATTCATTTCAGATAGAAATGAATTATAAAGCATGGAAAAAAGGATTTAAGCTTATTGAAATTCCAATAACTTTTGTTGATAGAGTACATGGCACTTCAAAGATGTCTAAGAAAATTGTTCGCGAAGCGGTTATTATGGTATGGAAGTTAAGATTGCAAAGTATTTTCGGCACATTAAATTAAGAGTGCAATGATTGATCTCTCAATAATAATTATCAATTATAACGTAAAAGAATTTTTACTTAATCTTCTGGATTCAATACGTAAAGCGATAAAAAATATTTCTACGGAAATAATTATTGTTGATAATACTTCAGATGACGGCAGCGTTGAAATCCTACGAGAGAAATTTCCCAATATTAAATTAATAGCCAACAAGAAAAATGTGGGATTCGGATCTGCAAACAATCAAGCAATGGAATCTGCAAAAGGGAAATATTTTTTGTTTATCAATCCCGATGCAATTGTTAGAGAAGATACTTTATTAAAAATGTTGGAGTTCTTTGATAAAACTCCACAAGTTGGAATTGCCGGCTGCAAGGTATTAAATCCCGATGGTTCGTTACAGCTTTCATGCAGAAGAAGTTTCCCCAGACCATGGACATCATTTACAAAAGTTATGGGATTGAGTAAACTTTTTCCGAAGAGCCGTTTGTTCGCACGTTATAATTTAACCTACCTTGATGAAAATCAAACTTACGAAGTTGATGCTGTTAGCGGCGCTTTTATGATGATGAGAAAAGAAGTCTATGAGAAGATAGGCGGATTCGATCAGCAATTTTTTATGTACGGCGAAGATCTTGATCTCTGTTACCGGGTGCAAAAATCCGGTTATAAAGTTTTTTATGTACACAACACCGAAATAATTCATTACAAAGGAGAGAGTACAAAGAGAAGCAGTTTAGATGAAACAAAAATCTTTTACGACGCTATGCATCTTTTTGTCCGTAAACATTTTTCTTCCTCATTCATCGTTGAGTCAATTCTTCAGACAGCGATTCTTTTCAGAAAACTAATTGCTTTTGCAAATATTTATAAGCTTGCGTTTCTTTCAATTATTGTTGACTTCTTTACTTTTTCAACATCTATTCTTCTTGCTGCAAATATATATTCTAATGAGCATTGGAGGGGTTTCCCGAATTATGTAAAACCTTGGGCCTATTTTATCCCTGCCTTTATTCAAATTATAATATCGTCTGTAAGCGGCTCGTATAGTAAAAAAACATTTTCAATTTTACGCACAGTTATTTCTCTATTGTTTGGAATGATCTTTTTATCTGCACTAACTTATTTCTTCAAACAAGTAGCATTCAGCCGTGCAGTTGTTTTAATAACGTATGCACTTGCTCTTGTTTTCTTTTTGTTCTGGAGAATCGCTCTTAAAGTAATTTTTAAGATCGGACTCGAGACGGATACAAGGAAATCCCGCACGTTAATTGTAGCAAGTGAATCTAAAGCAGAAGAACTTGCATCAAAATTGAAATCAACATTTACGAAACTTTATCAAATTGTTGGGATTATTGGATTGACCAGAAAAAATATTGGTGGGAAGATCGGCACTTATAAAATACTTGGAACGGTTGATAACATAAAAAAAATAATTACTGATGAAAAAGTTGATAAAGTAATCTTTTCTTCAGATGATCTATCGTTCAATCAAATGTTTTCTGTTGTTGCCGAATGCCAAGGAGAAAATGCCGAGTTTCTTGTTGCAGGTAAGGAATTAGATTATCTAGTCGGCAAATCTTCCATAACAATGCTGGATGATATTCCGTTACTGAAAGTGCAGTATAATATTTCTTCGTATTTTCACCGCGCATCAAAACAAATGCTGGATATAATACTTGCATCCTTAATTTTGTTTTTGGTTTATCCTTTCATATATTTATTTCAGAAGCTGAGATCAAAAAAGAGCAAATTCACTCAATTCATCCTCAAAATCCCGAGTGTTTTCATAGGGAAGAAAAGTTTTGTTGGACCACGTGATAATTCTTATCACGGTGATTTATATGTCGGGAAAACCGGATTAACCGGATTCTGGTTTGTAGAAAATTTTTTAGAGAATGATACAGAAGAAACAAAAAAGCTGGACATCTTTTACGCAAAAAATCAAAACATTTGGTTAGACCTCGAAATACTTGGAAAAACACTTTCAAAAATGTTTTTTAGTGCGGAGTAGAAATGGCAAAAAATATACTGGATTTTGAGAAGCCCATAATTGAACTTGAAAAAAAGATTGATGAAATGCGGAAGTACGAAGGGCAACTTAATATTTCTGATGAGATAAAAACACTCGAAGAAAAAGTTTTTCAACTCAAGAAAAATATTTATAACGATCTTACTCGCTGGCAGCGTGTTCAGCTCGCCCGTCATCCCGAGCGTCCTTATACTCTGGATTATATATACATGATAACGGAAAATTTTATTGAGATGCACGGAGATAGATTGTTCAAGGATGATAAAGCAATTGTTGGTGGATTAGCGATGCTTGACGAACAAAAAGTTATGATCATCGGTCATCAAAAAGGACGGGATACTAAATCTAACGTTTATAGAAATTTTGGAATGTCCAATCCCGAAGGTTACCGCAAAGCATTACGCTTAATGAAACTTGCAGAGAAATTTAAGATTCCCGTTATTACTATGCTTGATACTCCGGGCGCTTATCCCGGAATTGAAGCCGAAGAACGCGGACAGGCAGAAGCAATTGCCAGAAATCTTTTAGAGATGAGCCGTCTTCGCGTACCAATTATTGTTACAATTATCGGTGAAGGTGCTAGCGGAGGCGCATTAGGAATAGGAATTGGTGATAGAGTTTTAATGTTACAAAATACTTGGTATTCGGTAATTAGTCCTGAATCTTGTTCAAGTATTTTATGGAGAAGTTGGGAATATAAAGAGACTGCTGCAGAAGCATTAAAACTAACTGCCGAAGATTTATTAGAACAAGGTATTATTGATCGGATTGTTACCGAACCATTAGGCGGTGCTCATAAAGATCATCTGCAAATTGCAAGCACCTTAAAATCCGTACTGAAAGAAGAACTTTCATTGTTATTGAAAATAAAACCTGAGAAGTTGATACAGAACCGTCTTGAAAAATTTGCTAAGATGGGAATGTATATTGAATAATAAAAACTAAATCCAAAGTACAAAATTCAAAAACATTTTTTTGGATTTTGCGTTTATACTTTTTCTAAACTGAAAAAATTCAAATTACCTTATGCTCACACACGTTACTGAAATTCGGGTTAGATATGCCGATACGGATAAGATGCAGTTTGTTTATAACGGAAAATATTTGGAATATTTTGAAGTTGGAAGAACAGAATTATTACGTGCAACCGGACTCTCTTACAGCGAAGTCGAAAAAAAAGGTTATCAACTTCCGTTGATAGAAGCCGGATTAAAATATTATCTTCCTGCGGTATACGACGACATTCTTGAAATCCATTCGTGTGTTAAAGAATTGTACTCTCCCAAAGTTCACATTGAATATGTTGTGAAAAGAAAAAATACAGATGAATTGATTGCTGAGGGATTTACAACGCATATCTTTATTCGAACAGATACAAAAAAGGCCGTCCGTCCGCCTAAAGATTATGTAGCTGCACTGGAACCGTTTTTCAAAAAATAATTATTAAAGTTTACCGGAGAAAAAATACTTCGGCCGGATTAAGTTTTGAAATGTTAGAAAAGATAAAAGAACTTACCAAAGACACAGCGATTTATGGAATAAGCACAATTGTCGGAAGATTTCTGGGATTTTTTCTAATACCATTTTATACAAATGTAATTAACACACACGATTTTGGAATTTACTCCAATATCTACGCTTACCTTGCCTTTTTAAACATATTTTTTATCTACGGAATGGATGCAGCTTTTATGAAATATGCATCCATAAATCAAAATGTTGAAAAGAGGAAAACTTTTTCAACTGCATATCTATTCGTTACGTTAACTACAATTTTGTTGGCAGTAATATTATATCTTTTAAAAACCCCGTTTTCAAGATTAATGGAAATTCCTAATGAGTATTCAAAACTATATTACTATTTAATAATCATTTTGATTTTTGATACGTTAGCTCTTGTGCCTTTTGCTAACCTAAGGTTAGAAAGAAAAGCGGGAAAATTCACTTCAATAAAACTCTCAAACATAATATTAAATCTTGCTCTTAATTTTATTTTAGTCTTAAAATTCAAACTTGGTATTGAAGCAATATTTTTAGCTAATCTTATTGCATCTGCGTTTTCTTTTTTAGTGCTTACGCCGGAAATATTTAAAATAATCTCCATCAAAATTGATAAAGACCTTTTAAGAAAGCTTTTGAAATTTGGTATTCCGTATTTACCGGCAAGTTTAGCTGCAATGGTTGTTCAGGTAGTAGATCGTCCTGTTGTGCTGGCTATGACAAATGAATCCACGCTTGGTATATACCAGGCGAATTACAAACTCGGAATTTTTATGATGCTCTTTGTTTCAATGTTTCAATTTGCTTGGCAGCCGTTTTTTCTAAATAATGCGAAAGAAAAAAATGCTAAAGATATTTTTGCAAAAGTACTAACACTGTTTTTACTTGTATCAAGTATGATCTGGATTGTTCTTACTTTATTTGTAGAAGATTTTGCCAGGTTTGAATTCATGCCCGGGAAATCAATTATTGGTAAAGAATATTTAAGCGGTATAGCAATTGTCCCGATTATTCTTCTCGGTTATCTTTTCAACGGAATTTATTACAACTTTCAGGCTGGAATTTATATTGAAGAGAAAACAAAATATTTTCCATTTGTAACTGGAGCCGGAGCGCTGGTTAATGTTGTTGTAAATATTTTGTTAATACCAATTCTTGGTTTAATTGGTGCGGCTATAGCAACTTTAGCAAGTTATGTTGTTATGGCAACCGGATTGTATTTCTTCTCTCAAAAGTATTACAAGATAAAATATGAATACGGTAAAGTATTTAAAATCTTAGCTACAATAGTTATTACATGTATAATCTATTATTATTTTTATTATGAAGTAGGATTAACCATGTTGTATAAATTTATTTTACTTTTTTGTTTTATCGGTTCATTATTAGCAATGCGGGTCGTTGAGAAAAATGAAATTATCCGTTTAGTTAAAATGCTTCTTCGTGTCAAGTAGTTTTTTATCTTTTCTAAGTATTTAAAAAACAAGAAGAAATAAAATTTCTTTTATCATAACTTATCATCGCAATTCTAGAAAAACATTATGAAATCAATACAAATAAAAATTCAGCATATCACTAATAAATTTAAAGATATACTAATGCCTGAGTATGCAACTGAAGGCAGTAGCGGTCTTGATCTACGTGCAGCTGTTGAAACCGAAATGAAAATTGAAAAAAGTAAAGTTGGATTAATCCCGACAAATCTAAAAGTTGAAATTCCAGTTGGTTATGAAATACAAATTCGTCCACGTAGTGGACTTGCTGCAAAAAATGGAATTGGAGTTTTAAATTCACCGGGAACAATTGATTCTGATTACCGCGGGGAAATCAAAGTGATCTTATTCAATTTTAGTAATGAAGAGTTTATTATCAAACGCGGTGATAGAATTGCTCAGATGGTTGTTACAAAAGTTTACCGTGCTAATTTAATTTTAACAGATGAGTTGGAAAAGAGTAAACGCGGTGATGGCGGTTTTGGACACACAGGGAAAAAATAATTGAGAATTGCGAATGGAGAATTGATAATTGATTCTCAATTCGCAATTCTAAATTCTCAATTCGGATTTTAGATGTCAGATTTTGTTCACATACATAACCATTCGCATTACAGTCTGCAGGACGGCGCATGCACGGTTGAAGATTTAATTCATGCTGCTAAAAAAAATAATATGCATGCAGTTGCGTTGACAGATCATGGAGTAATGTTTGGTTCTGCGGAGTTCTATAAGAAAGCAAAGCAGGAAGGGGTCAAACCGCTTGTTGGAATGGAAGCCTACATTGTAATTGATGGAACACGTTTCGATAGGAAAGGAGACGATCCGAATAATCTGAAAAAAAAATCAAAACCTTATAATCATCTTTTATTGCTAGCTAAGAATGAGACCGGTTATAAAAATTTGATGAAGCTTACAACTATCGGTTACATTGAAGGATTTTATTATAGACCAAGAATTGATCTTGAAATACTTGCCAAATATAGTGAAGGATTAATTTGTACTTCAGCTTGTCCTGCCGGACCAATCTCAACACCAATAATTAATGATGATTATACTAAAGCCCGTTCAACTGCCATAAAATTAAAAGAAATTTTTGGAGATGATTTTTATCTCGAAATTCAAGATCACGGAATGGATATAGAAAAACCGATTCTTGATACAATGCCTAAGCTTGCCGCAGATCTTGGTATTAAATTAGTTGCTACAAATGATATTCATTATATCGAAAAAGATCATTCGATCGCACATAATATTTTAATTCAACTTGGCGATAAAACCGGAACAGTTGATTATAAAGATTTGCGGTACGGAACCGATCAGATATATTTTAAATCCGCAGATGAAATGAAAAAGCTTTTCAAAAATTATAAAGGTGCAATTGAAAACACCATAGAGATCGAAGAAAAAATAAATTTACAATTAGATTTTCGCGGGCACCAATTTCCGCAATTTCCAATTCCACAAAATTCCAAAGCAAAAAATTTAGAAGAATATCTCGAACAACTTGCAGAAGATAGATTAGAGAGTACTTATAAAAAAGTAACTCCGGAAATAGAAGAGCGTTTCAAATTTGAGATAGATGTTATTAAACAAATGGGTTATGCCGGTTATTTTTTAGTCGTGCAGGATTTTATTAATGCAGCAAAACAAAGAGGAATTCCCGTTGGTCCAGGCAGAGGAAGTGCTGCCGGAAGTTTGGTAGCTTATGTTTTAGGAATAACAAATGTCGATCCGTTGAAATATAATTTGTTATTCGAACGGTTTCTAAATCCCGCACGTAAATCAATGCCTGATATTGATGTTGATTTCGCCGATGATAAGCGCGGTGAAGTTATTAATTATGTAAAAGAAAAATACGGTGAGAATTCAGTTGCGCAGATTATAACTTTTAACAGATTATCATCACGCGCAGTATTAAAAGATGTAGCACGCGTACTAAAAATTCCAATTCCAACCGTAGAAAAAATTACAAAATGGATTCCATCAAAGTTTGGACGTGTTTACGATCTTGATCAAGCATTAAACGAAGTTCCAGAACTTGCGTGGGTAAACAAATCCGACGATCCAATAATTCAAGAACTTATTAAGTATGCTAAAATTCTTGAAGGAATGAACCGCAATGCATCTAAACATGCTGCAGGTGTTGTTATCACTCCGGGTGAAGTAAGTGATTTTGTTCCTCTTGCAATTTACGGCGATGATAATTCGATCGTTACACAATTTAATATGAAGGATCTTGAAGATGCCGGATTATTAAAAATGGATTTTCTTGGGCTAAGAACTTTATCAATCATTAGAGATACGATCGAGTTAGTAAAACAATCCAGCAAAATTGAAATTGATATTGATAATATTCCAACAGACGATGCTAAGACATATGAAGTTTTCAGCAAGGGACAGACAACTGCAGTGTTCCAGTTTGAAAGTGCCCCGATGCGTGAGTATCTAAAAAAACTTAGACCAACCAGTATAAATGATCTTGCTGCAATGAACGCACTTTACCGTCCCGGCCCTATGGAATTTATTGATGATTTTCTTTCCCGGAAAAACGGAAAAAGACAAATAAAATATTTACATCAAGTACTTGAGCCGATACTTAAAGAAACAAATGGTATTATTGTTTATCAGGAACAAGTAATTCAGATTGCAAATAAAGTTGCAGGAATGAGTTTAGCCGAAGCAGATCTTCTTCGCCGTGCTATGGGTAAAAAAGATTTGAAAGCTATGGCTGAGCAGAAAGAAAAATTTACCGAAGGTGCGGTAAAAAATAATATCAGCAAAAAAATTGCCGAAGAAATTTTTGAAGCTATAGATAAATTTGCTAATTACGGATTTAACAAAAGTCACGCTGTTGCTTATTCTATTGTAGCATATCAAACGGCATATTTAAAAGCTCATTACTTAGAAGAATTTCTTGCAGCAAACCTTTCGAATGAATATGGCAACACTGATAAAGTTACTAATTTACTTGAAGATTGCCGTAAACTTAATGTTAAAGTACTTCCTCCGGATATCAATAATCCATCTGTAAAATTCGGCGTTAAGAATAAGCAAATTATTTTCGGAATGAGTGCAATAAAGAACGTCGGAGTTAATGCTGTAGAGATTATTAAATCATCACATAAAAAACTTGGAAGAAATTTTAAAAGCATTTATGATTTCTGTGCGAATGTTGATAATCGTGTTGTCAACAAACGTGCGTTGGAAGGATTAGTTCTTGCAGGTGCATTCGATCTGTGCGGCGGTTCTCGGGCGCAGAACTTTTTAGCAGTTGAAGAATCTCTTACTTTCGGTAACAAAGTACAATCAGTAAAAGGTTCTCTGTCAGATAGTTTATTCTCTAGTGATTCGGATGCGATGCACATTTACGAACCAAAACTTCCAGATATTCGTCCATGGGAAACAAAAGAACGTTTGAAAAAAGAAAGAGAAGTGCTTGGATTTTATTTAACCGATCATCCGCTGAGAAAATATGAAATAGAATACAACTCATTTGCAACAGTTCATCTTGGTGAAATGGAAACTTATAAGTTCAACGAATCAGTGAGAGCATGTGGAGTTGTAACCGAAGTAAGAACAAAGATAGACAAGCGCGGAAATCAAATGGTGTTTTTTAAGTTAGATGATTTCAGCGGTTCATGTGAATGTTTGATGTTCTCAAAAGTTTTTGCAACATGTGAAAACTTAATTGCACTTGAGTCAACTATTCTAGTAACGGGTAAATTAGAAAGCAGCGGAGATGCTGTAAAACTACATGTTGATGAAGCAATTTCACTCGACAATGCAAAACAAAAACTAACTAAGAGAATCGGAATTATTATAGATAAGAATTCAAACCAAGCAAGCACGGTTACAGAGATTAAAAAATTAATTGAAGAGAATGAAGGAACACTGCCGGTTCTTATCTGCATAAAAGATAACGGTGTTATGCGGGAATTTCATATCAATTATAAAATTTCATTCAACTCAGAATTCATTCCTAAAGTAAAAAAACTTCTTGGTGAAGAATCAATTGTTTATTTAGCTACTTAATTAAAAGTAATTTCAAGTATTGATATCAAACAGCGGTAGATTGATTTGATTTCATTTTCGTATTTCTTAAGTTTGTGCCGTTATAAATTAAAAAGGAAAAATAAATGGAAAAAAAGTGGGCGCTAATACTAGGAGCTTCCAGCGGATTTGGAGGTGCGTCTGCAGTTGAACTTGCAAAGAATGGCTACAATATTTTTGGCGTTCATTTAGATCGTCAAGCAACAATACCGTCAGTTCAACAAGTAATAAAAAAAATTGAAAAGACCGGACAGAAGGCGGTCTTCTTTAATATAAATGCAGCAGATCAAATTAAGATCAACGATACACTGGACGAAATCAAAGAAAGATTTGCAACCAAAGAACATCCTCATGTTCATGTTCTTATTCATTCTCTTGCTTTCGGAACTCTAAAACCATATATCACAAAAAATCCAAACGATAGTATTTCTCCTGCACAAATGAGTATGACTCTAGATGTTATGGCTCATTCGTTAGTTTATTGGACACAGGGATTAATCCAAAGAGATTTGTTTGCAAACAACGGTAGAATATTTGCTCTTACAAGTGCTGGTTCACATACAGTAATACCAAATTACGGAGCTGTATCTGCTGCTAAAGCTGCATTGGAATCTCACATCCGTCAACTTGCAGTTGAACTTGGACCAATGAGTATTACATGTAACTCAATTATGGCAGGCGTTACTGATACACCCGCAGGAAGAAAAATTCCAATGTTCGATAAAATGCTTCACACGGCTAAATCGAAAAATCCGCGCGGCAAACTTACCACACCTGAAGAAGTAGCAAAAGCAATAATACTTTTATGTGATGAAAAAGCTGATTGGATTTCAGGAAATGTAATTGGTGTGGACGGCGGAGAATACATAGTAAATTATATCGGTGAAAAAACTTATAACAAATAAATTCCGGAAGGATTGATGAATGAATTTACTTTAACTGAAGAACAACAAATGCTGCGGGATATGACCCGCGATTTTGTTAACAACGAGATAAAACCAATTGCTGCTAAGATAGATGCAGAAGAAAAAATTCCTAAAGAACTAATTAAAAAACTTGGTGAGCTTGGATTTTTAGGAGTAGTATTTCCCGAAGAATATGGTGGAGGAGGATTTGGTGAAGTTGGTTATTGTTTGATGCAAGAAGAAATAGCTCGCGGTTGTATGTCCACGGCAACATTTATCGGGGCTCATCAATCAATAGGTTCAAATGTAATTTATATCGGTGGTACAGAAGAACAGAAACTGAAATATTTAACTCCCCTTGCCAGAGGTGAAAAAATTGGTGCGTTCTGTTTAACTGAAGCACAAGCTGGTTCGGATTCATTCAATGTAAAAACGCGCGCACATCTCGAGGGAAACGAATGGGTGATTAACGGAGAAAAATTGTGGATAACAAACGGAGGGATTGCAGATATTGTTTCTGTGTTTGCAAGAACGAATAAAGGTATCAGTGCTTTTATTGTGGAAACAGAAACTCCCGGATTTAGTGCAGGTCCGCCTGAAAAGAAAATGGGAATTAAAGGAAGTACAACAAATGCAATTACTTTTGATAATGTTCGAATACCAAAAGAAAATTTAATAGGAACAGATGGTCGCGGATTTATTTTAGCTATGAAGACCTTAAACGCAGGAAGATTAGGATTAGGTGCCGCATGTTTAGGTGCTGCAAAAGAACTTTTAGAAATGTCAACCCAATACGCAAAACAAAGAAAACAGTTTGATCAATCGATCTCCAATTTTCAAGCAATACAATTTATGCTTTCAGAAATGGCAACATTGCTTTATGCTATGGAGTCAATGGTATATAGAACTGCAATTGATTACGATGAAAAGAAAGATGTAAATCGTCAATCAGCAATAGTAAAAATTTTTTGTTCTGAATCTCTTGATAAGATTGCAGATCATGCAGTTCAAATTCACGGTGGTATGGGATATTCGCGCGAACTTCCAATAGAAAGATTTTACAGGGATTCCCGCATCAATAGAATTTTTGAAGGGACAACTGAAATTCAAAAAGGGATTATTGCAAGAGAAGTTTTAAAAAAGAACGGTGTTGTTTAAAAGATTATGTTTTTTATAATTCATTAAGGAGTAGTTACAAAAATGAAACCATTTACTTTTACAGATGGAAATTTTGATGCTGAAGCTTTGAAGTCTAATCTTCCTGTGATTGTTGATTTCTGGGCAGCATGGTGCGGACCTTGCAAAATGATTGCACCAATCATTGAAGACTTAGCTGGTGAGTATGAAGGCAAAGTTAAAATCGGCAAACTTGATGTAGATGAAAATCAGCAAACAGCAATAAAGTATGGAGTAAGAAGCATCCCCACAGTTTTATTTTTAAAGGATGGAAAAGTTGTTGAAACAATCATTGGTGCTGTTCCTAAATCTATGTTTGCCGAAAAAATAACAAAATTAGTTTAACCTTATATACACTTAAATGAATTTTCATATCAGAGCACTTCTTTATCTAATAACGCTGTTCTTCTTAAATAGTGTTTCATTTTCACAATTGGAAATGTGGAAGCATTATGATAAAACCAACAGCGGTTTACCAACAAATTGTATTCGGCAGGTTGTTCAAGACAAGAAAGGCATTTATTGGATAGCAACACTTGATAGTGGCTTAGTTCGTTTTGATGGGAAAAATTGGAAAGTTTATAATAAGAGCAATTCACCCATTCCACACAATTATATTTATAGCATTGATTTCGATAAATTTGGTTACATATGGATTGGAACCTATGGTGGTGGATTAGTAAGATTTAATGGAAAAGATGATTGGAAAATTTTTAATGAGTCCAATTCCGGTTTACCATGTAACTGGATCTATACAGTAGCAATTGATAAATATTCAAATGTATGGATCGGAACATCAAATGGAGGATTTGCAATATACAATAGGAAAAAATGGAAAGTTTATAATACAGAAAATTCAATACTAAAAGAGCACAAAGTAACCTATATTTATTTTGACAAGTATAATGATGCGTGGATAGGAACCTCTGGCCTTATGTACCGTATTAAAAAAGGTAAATGGTTTAGTGAAGAACAATTTAATTATAACTCAGTTGATGATGCTTGTTATTGGATAACAGAAGATGGTAATAAAAATGTTTTCTTTTGTTATAAGTTTGGTTCTATTGTATTTTATGATTGGAAAAAATTTACGATTTACACACCAACAAATTCATGTTTACCTTTCCTTGGGTATTATTCTATTGCAGTAGATAAGAAAAATATATTGTGGGGTGGATCATTCGGAAATGGGTTGTTAAGATTTGAAAATAACAAATGCCAAGTATGGAATAAATCAAATTCAGAACTAGAGGATAATCTTATATTTAATGTCAGAGTAGATAAGAATAACAATAAATGGATCTCAACTTATTTTGGTGGAATTTTTATTTATAATGAAAAGGGAGTTAAATTCTAATTCGATAATTTTTTAGAAAGAAGATGGCAATTAAATTGAAAGTCGTTAATTCCTAAATTATTTTCATTCGGGAAAATTTATACAAAGAAATTTTTTTCAGTAATGGTAAATATCTAAAATCAATTTAATAGGTTTAATGATTTACTTTTTTATAGTTTAGAATTAGAATTAATTTATAAAAATTGAGCTACTGGAATT is a window encoding:
- a CDS encoding oligosaccharide flippase family protein, producing the protein MLEKIKELTKDTAIYGISTIVGRFLGFFLIPFYTNVINTHDFGIYSNIYAYLAFLNIFFIYGMDAAFMKYASINQNVEKRKTFSTAYLFVTLTTILLAVILYLLKTPFSRLMEIPNEYSKLYYYLIIILIFDTLALVPFANLRLERKAGKFTSIKLSNIILNLALNFILVLKFKLGIEAIFLANLIASAFSFLVLTPEIFKIISIKIDKDLLRKLLKFGIPYLPASLAAMVVQVVDRPVVLAMTNESTLGIYQANYKLGIFMMLFVSMFQFAWQPFFLNNAKEKNAKDIFAKVLTLFLLVSSMIWIVLTLFVEDFARFEFMPGKSIIGKEYLSGIAIVPIILLGYLFNGIYYNFQAGIYIEEKTKYFPFVTGAGALVNVVVNILLIPILGLIGAAIATLASYVVMATGLYFFSQKYYKIKYEYGKVFKILATIVITCIIYYYFYYEVGLTMLYKFILLFCFIGSLLAMRVVEKNEIIRLVKMLLRVK
- a CDS encoding polyprenol monophosphomannose synthase, coding for MKAIVIIPTYNEIHNIRKLIPDLLASYPSLDILIVDDNSPDGTANAVDEMIKNNSRVKIIKREGKKGLGTAYVAGFKYMLANGYDCAVQMDADFSHDPKEIKRFLEEVKDHDLIIGSRYIYGVRVINWPIRRLVLSYSANLYSRIITGMPVKDGTGGFKCFRRKVLEAINLDAIHSNGYSFQIEMNYKAWKKGFKLIEIPITFVDRVHGTSKMSKKIVREAVIMVWKLRLQSIFGTLN
- a CDS encoding acetyl-CoA carboxylase carboxyltransferase subunit alpha; this encodes MAKNILDFEKPIIELEKKIDEMRKYEGQLNISDEIKTLEEKVFQLKKNIYNDLTRWQRVQLARHPERPYTLDYIYMITENFIEMHGDRLFKDDKAIVGGLAMLDEQKVMIIGHQKGRDTKSNVYRNFGMSNPEGYRKALRLMKLAEKFKIPVITMLDTPGAYPGIEAEERGQAEAIARNLLEMSRLRVPIIVTIIGEGASGGALGIGIGDRVLMLQNTWYSVISPESCSSILWRSWEYKETAAEALKLTAEDLLEQGIIDRIVTEPLGGAHKDHLQIASTLKSVLKEELSLLLKIKPEKLIQNRLEKFAKMGMYIE
- the dut gene encoding dUTP diphosphatase, encoding MKSIQIKIQHITNKFKDILMPEYATEGSSGLDLRAAVETEMKIEKSKVGLIPTNLKVEIPVGYEIQIRPRSGLAAKNGIGVLNSPGTIDSDYRGEIKVILFNFSNEEFIIKRGDRIAQMVVTKVYRANLILTDELEKSKRGDGGFGHTGKK
- a CDS encoding glycosyltransferase; the protein is MIDLSIIIINYNVKEFLLNLLDSIRKAIKNISTEIIIVDNTSDDGSVEILREKFPNIKLIANKKNVGFGSANNQAMESAKGKYFLFINPDAIVREDTLLKMLEFFDKTPQVGIAGCKVLNPDGSLQLSCRRSFPRPWTSFTKVMGLSKLFPKSRLFARYNLTYLDENQTYEVDAVSGAFMMMRKEVYEKIGGFDQQFFMYGEDLDLCYRVQKSGYKVFYVHNTEIIHYKGESTKRSSLDETKIFYDAMHLFVRKHFSSSFIVESILQTAILFRKLIAFANIYKLAFLSIIVDFFTFSTSILLAANIYSNEHWRGFPNYVKPWAYFIPAFIQIIISSVSGSYSKKTFSILRTVISLLFGMIFLSALTYFFKQVAFSRAVVLITYALALVFFLFWRIALKVIFKIGLETDTRKSRTLIVASESKAEELASKLKSTFTKLYQIVGIIGLTRKNIGGKIGTYKILGTVDNIKKIITDEKVDKVIFSSDDLSFNQMFSVVAECQGENAEFLVAGKELDYLVGKSSITMLDDIPLLKVQYNISSYFHRASKQMLDIILASLILFLVYPFIYLFQKLRSKKSKFTQFILKIPSVFIGKKSFVGPRDNSYHGDLYVGKTGLTGFWFVENFLENDTEETKKLDIFYAKNQNIWLDLEILGKTLSKMFFSAE
- a CDS encoding thioesterase family protein, which produces MLTHVTEIRVRYADTDKMQFVYNGKYLEYFEVGRTELLRATGLSYSEVEKKGYQLPLIEAGLKYYLPAVYDDILEIHSCVKELYSPKVHIEYVVKRKNTDELIAEGFTTHIFIRTDTKKAVRPPKDYVAALEPFFKK